The nucleotide sequence TTTGGCGCATTGATTGTTTCTGGAGCAACTGACTGGGTGAGCAGTCAAAATTTTTTGAGTAATACCAACTGATTGTCCTTTCTGTTTCCAGTTTATTAACTCTCAGTATCTATCCTTATTTTTGTTGTAGCTGGATGGTTTCCTTGCAAGAAAGATGGGTATTAATTCAGTACCTGGATCCACTTGCTGacaagtttgatttttttttaatggaacTTGCGACTTAATTTGATTCCCCCTTTCTTAGTCATTAATGCTGTGTGGGTTGTGTACCCTTAATGTGTTATCTATATTCTGATTTTGTGAGTGCAGGTTCTTATAAGTTGTGTTGCTTTAGCTATGGTTGGAAAAGATCTCTTAGATCATGAGTCATTTGTAATAGCTTGATTGTGCACTGCGTTAACTTTCATgagaaaattaatatatatattttttcatttttttcattgCTTATCCAGTGAAATCATTTTGACCAATTGGTATAAAAAGGTATCTCTCCTGATCTGGCAACTATGTTCACTTAAAACTAATAGTCCATGTTCTCAATCAAAAAGCAGGTTTAGTTTGCAGATGGAATGATATTCCTTGAAGAACATGTTTCTCATTTTAACTTTCTtcaatttcttttattttaattgatTGAACCAGTGTACATGCTTTTAAAAACTAAATCTTGGTGAGCCGTATCATGAGTTTTAGATTGAATGATTAAATAGTTCTTTAGGAGGTAATTTTAGATTAAGATGCTAGTTTTAATTTCTGAGCAACTGTAGTTTTAACAACTAACATGGCAACCACCTAACTTTCTTTGTGGCTTTTGAAGCTATGGTGGTGGCCTTGGTGGTTCTAAGAGATGTGTCTCTTATCAGCGGTGCGGTTTATTAAAGAGCTTCTAGCTTGGGGTGGGAGGTAAAGTTGACACGGCTTATAATAAGACTTCCTGTTTCTAGTCCAGTCTGAGGAACCTACTAATTATTTCTTCTCTTGTTCTGTTTTTAGTGGAAGAGTTGGTCGAGTTTGCAAACCTTGATGCAACTCAGAGAGAGAAGGTAGAGCCTCTCTTTATAAGGTATGACATTCTTTTCTTGATGCTTAACTTCTCAGTAGACCTTTTTGTGATATCATAACACATCTATCTATACTTAAAGCTATCTCAACAACCTTTTAAGAGTTGATGATGCAGGTGAACACAGTTTTCCAGTTGCTTctagctgctgctgctcttcTGCAACCTGAATCGGGCAGTGAAGAAACTCAGGTGTACATAACTTGAGGTAAATCGCACAATGTGTTTTCCGTGCTCTAGCTTGTGAACTCCATGAAGTCCATATGCAATGTGAGTGGATATGCAGGTCTAGTTATCTGATCCAATATCTGCTGCTCTTCTCTATTAGCTATGCTGGCCCTCTTCTATTATCAATGCAGCTGGTTGGTGGCTTCAACTATCTGCAGTTGCTTATGGAGCCCAACATCTTTGCGGATGATAAGCTTTCTCTGCCCTAGAAGAACTGTGGTGGTCGAGATCAACCAGCAACGGGAAGTGATTTTAGGTTTTTTTTCATGTGCTTTTCTAAAGCAATAGGTTGTTGTGATCAATAAATTGCATTTTAGGGAAAAGGCCTTTTTGTTTCTTGTTCTTGAGACACAAGGAAAGAAGAGGAAGATAATAGCAACAGACAGGTTTAGATCAACAGCTTGGTAATTTGGGGAACATGCAATAGAAGTTGATAGGAGAAACGCCGAATATGGCCCATTTGATGGTCCCAGAAAACCTTTCTGAGTCCATCGAACTCCGGCATTTTCTCGGCATGCTCAATCAAGAATTGCACCAGAGAACCAATGATGAGCGTACATTGTGTCAACAGAAGGAGCACCGTCCATGTATGCTTTGTGTATATTCATTTAGAAGATGATAGCAGAGATAGCATTCGTTGTCGTTTTAATCCTCGTATGTCTTGGTGTATCAATGTCGCTTTAGATTTGGTTGGATATTGGAAGAAATGCTTAATGTTGGATTTTGTCTTTGGTGGGGAATTTAAATGTTTATTTTTAAGCTTTGCAAGGACAGATATAATTAGAGAGGTCTTGAGACAAACAAGGAAAAATAATCTATGAAAGAACGAGAAAGGCCGGCATGGTGGAGGAGGATGTACAGGAGAGGGCTAAATGACAAAGGCAAAAATAAAGGTCCATACTGTTGATAGCCTTAGAGGAAGGGAAACCATGCGAGAAGGACCGGCAGGGCCAAGGAGGAAAGCACGAGATGGGAGACACGGGGGGCAGGCTGAAAAGAGAAGGCCGCGGCGGAGTCACTGAGGTGCTGGAATTGGAGGGAGTCGACGGCGAGGGGCATGTTCTCCTGGTCAGGGCTGCACTTgtaaccgccaccgccaccgccgccggccTGCGGCGGGTGGGCGCTGTAGAGCACGGCGCGCAGAACGGCTGACACCGTGGGGATGTACGCCGTCTTGTTCCTCGCCAGCAACCACGTGAGCCCCATCAGCTGGCAGTCCCGCCCGAACATCCGCTTTGCCCGATCGCCGCCGCCTTCGTATTCCCCCACACCACCGCCATGCCCCTTCACCTGCACATCCATGGTGATTGATCAttatggctgctgctgctgctgcgactACCGTGAGGTCAAGCGGTTTCTCTACAGTGAAAACAAGTGTTGTCCGACGGGGAGGCACGTAAAGAACTGCGACGAGTCGCTTGTTGCACGTTCATTTATTAAGCTGTGCAGGGAAATGTGTCCTGTTCTGCTGCTTCACCGCTTCTATTTGTAGAACTTGGAAAAGACGGAGAAGCGAGAAGAAACAATCTTTCACACAGACAGAGTACGTAAAGAAGGGGTTCGAGGAAGCGGACCTTCTCGAGGGAGTGGAGGCAGCGGGTGCAGCCGGCGTAAGATGCGTTCCGGCAGTCGCCCTCGAGTTGACGTACGGCCAAAGTGGGCGTGGCGCTCCGGGCTGCGCCGCCGCTGACGTTGAAGGCGGCCGGGCAGCGGAGCGACCCGATCTGATGGAGGCGGATGCCGCAGAAGCAGAGCACGGTGTCGCATGTGGCGTTGGGCCGCGGCAGGCGGATGTCGCGCCGTTCAAGCGCGTTCTGCAGCGAGTCCACGCACTTCTGGTTGTCGTCAGGCATCATCGGCCCATCCATGCCGTCAAGCCCGTCGTCAGTCGCGGGCGGCGGCTGGAGCTCCAGTGCGGAGCGAGCGTGAGCAGCGAAGAGCCAGGCGGCGAGCACCGGGCAGCAGCGGCTCCTGTCGAGACCCCCGCGGATGCAGGCGTCGCCGACCCCACCGAAGAGCTCATCGGATAGGTCGAGGCGACACTCGCTCTGGTTGTTAGATCGGGCAACCGGGAAGGCCGGCACCGTCGTTGAGGCGAAGCCGCTAGCGTTGAGGGAACGCTGCTCGTCGTAGAGGATTTGCGGCTTGATTCCGGCTGCTAAGGCAGCCGTGAGCGCGGTGGCCGAGACAACGAGGAGAGTAAGGTGCAATGAGGCAGCGGGTGatctcattcttcttcttcttcttctttcttccgaCCTCTGCTTCTTCTACGGCAACAGAGTGGTCGGAGGAGGATAAGAAGATTCGGAGAGTAATATTCCTATGGCGAAAGCTAGCTTGAAAAAGGAGGTGGAGTGGCGCTGGGAAAGGAGAGCATCATGAGTTGTTGGGATCTGGAGTGGAGGAATGAACCAGGAGAAGGTAATTAGGAGACGAAGAAAAGGTGCCTCCCTTTCCTCTGTGGATCGGCTTGAACGACAGAAGACTCGAGCCTGAGCGAGCAAGCACGTTCGTGTGGGTGCGTGTGTTGGAGGCTTCAAgcttacagagagagagagagagagagggcgatgTTACTCTGTTGTCTTGTTTCTTCCTCCTCCGTCAGCTTCTTGCACAAGAGTTATGCAGGGCACAGCTGATGTAGCTCATCAGACGCTGCCACCTATCCTTCAAATCCGAATTCCCAGAACGAAGAGGGAACAACCAGGCTCCTGTTGGGAGAACGGACCCGGGTGTTCTCGTTCCTCTCATCCCCTTGACATTACAAGCTCAGAGTTCCACTGTGCCTGTGGACCCCTAGTTTCTCTGTACTTGGTACTGTGGCTTTCTAGTTTCTCTGTACCTTTCGTGTTTCTACGTTCATTATATGGTCATTAAttaggaaaataatattagctTCTCTAGAAGGTCTGCTGTCTTCGTTAAATGAAGCTGTCGAGATGGTATTTATTACATTGCATGTCATGACACATCAGGTTACTTAGCATCAAAACCAGGCGAGAAATCAAATAGAGGACACTTCGGTGGGGCGAGGAGGTCTGCAGTGTCTTGTCCATATGCATCTCCTTTGCCGTGTGAAGAGGAGAAGACGACGGCAAGCAGGACATTGGGCGGGCTCCCGCTGTGCCATCCCATCACGTCCACGTGGACGATGCCGAAGACTGGGTCAGTCACCGACTGCTGGTTCACGTGTATCGATTGGGTTTTGGAagcttatatatagatatataaacaCGGTgaatggtctctctctctctctcgttctctctAAAACCGAAACAAAATGATTCCGTGCTGTTTCTGCTGCTGGTGTTGTCGTCCTCGTCGACGACGACGGTGATCCCAGACGAAGGACGGCATCACAAACCTTTGAGAACCGGCTTtagcggaggaggaggacgaggagcatCTTGCGACGGTGAACTGGGTTAAGAATGGAGCAACGAGGCCAACCTCCTCTGCACGAATCTTTCGCTGTCATTCTGAGGTCAAACGAGTCGTTCAAAGAGCTCCTTTTATTCGATCAGAAATCACCTGTGATTCTTTGCCACAACTGAAGTCAAGAATCATGTTCATTCTATTTCCCGATTCACCGAGATCATGAAAAGGGTTGTAATATCAGCCAGCCAGCCATGACCGGTTCACATGCACCATTGTCTCCACCAAGTTATCATGGCACGAGGAGGCCCCCTTAGAAAGAGGTAGCAGGGCATCAGGATTTGGAGCTACACCATCAACTCCTGCCAAGATCAATCAAACCAAAACTGCTCACCTAAATGACAACGatgatgatggatggatggatggtagAAGACAAGAGCCCGAGTAGAGCATGACAGCAAAGCAGAAGAAAGAGTCCACAGACAAGCCAAGGGGTCTTCGCTTGAAGAAATGACCCCCTAACAGGGAAGATGTCTCTGCCCTCAGTAGTATAATAATAGACCTCCCCTCCCCTGCACATAAGTTATATTACCTTGGCTTGGAGACCCCATGGCTAGCTGGTGACTGCACTTTTCATATTCATTTGTTTTGATCGGCTGCTCTTTATTCCCCCGTCCGTCATGAGGACAAGAGATTGGAATCAGCAGCTGGGGACTCCTCAGAAACAAGCCACGATTACAGGACAAATGGGTACAGTGACAAACCACCAGAATCTGTAGCTATATTTGTCTTCAGCAACCCCAATATATGCAGTACAATCATGCCCACCCAAAAGCTCCCATCAACATGCTAAAAGCCATCTTAAATTCCATGAGAATTTAGCTGTACAGTGTTCACCGCTCTCTTTCCCatgtgcatctctctctctctctctctctctctctgtgagtgGTTTGCATTTTTATGTTCGAGCTACTGAGTGACCAGAAAGTGAAGAAGGCAAGTTGGGTTGGGGTGGGTGAGTCTATCAGAAACGTTGAACTTGACCAAAGAAAGAACTCAGTGGAAGCTAGTTAACGAAAGGACTCGTTGGAAGCTAGTTAACGAAAGCTCATTGATGCCAAGAAGATGATGTTGCGGCAAGAATGCTCAAGGATGGGAATGGCGAAGGTCCACTTCTTCTCCAGTTCTCTTCACAACTGGCAGAGCGGGTAGGTGCTGCTGCCACAGCGCTAAGCAATCTTTCATCTCGAAGTTTAGATTGCAAGACGATGATGGCGAGGAGAGATTGTATAACCGGCTCATTTGGTGCGTCACCTGAGTGCTGTTGCAGCTTGATCTTGgtagatcaagatcatgaatgcAGAAAGCAACGATGATTAGGCAAATCGATGACACCATGCACACACAATGAGGCGGCAATCATATCAGCAGTAAAAGGTGATCCCCAAGCAGATGTATCAGCTGCTTCATATCTGAAAAAGACATTACTAGTAACAGGTAAAAGGACCGAGGTGCATAGCAGAAGAAACAGTTCATGCTCGACAGATCTCCGTCCGGAATGAATGATTGGCCAACATGACACCACAAAAAGAAATCAACTCGCAGTCGATACCAGTCACTAAGATACCACATCAAGTGCTTCTGATCCTTCACGAATATATAATATTCCGAGAACCGTCAGTAAGAAGATGATAAGGTGTCCGCATCCATTATCCAAATGCCGTGTAGAATTGCTGAGGTGTCCCATAACGAAAGAACTCATCCGTGGAGGAAAAGAAAACTCCAAATGAAATAAAGATCGCTAACGAAAGGAATATATCATAAACTAGATGTAAGATTTAATATAttattgatgaaaccaattgatatgtgtttatattttaatctacgttttgaatgatgcaggatgtttcgatcaggatgagacaattaaagttgaAAAAATTATGTTATgccaggggaaaacatgtcagaagattggacgtcgggccgcaggaacgatcgacgtatcgacagaaggcttcgggccgtggattcgggcatcggaccaagaaaagcggatattgcgccatggatatcggagttgcggagtcaactggtcgattaggcaataggccgtaagagaggacgatgcaccaaagaattggacaaagcgtcgagggaccaatgacataccagacaacttgattaaggcttagtattaattgtctagattgaagtgtgttttatatatgcaagattaactaggatagcaaggcatgaagcaaaatgaagttccggagtcaagaacgcgagtaccttgggagtttaagagttcatcggaagtccagacgttcgttggaagttctgtcggaaccagccgagaagtctcggagcttgccagagaagcttgtcggaacttgctaagaagattgtcgtgaagtccaggggcttgccgagagtccgtcggaacattaccgagagatcgtcggaagttcgctaaaagatcgtcggaagctcgtcggaagaataagtttagattatgtcttagatttcgtagttagcatgtaattgggattggatttgggtcaacccaattaggggctagctaagcccatgtaagaattgtgttaggcccaatgaaaggcccaaacaatgccccaagaagtctcatcatcGTGGcgcaatcttcgagactgtgtcaagcggtggtatcgtcggtctgggcgatggtactgcccagcgcaggcggtggtaccaccggacccaggaaacccgggatgagaagtttttaagctccaagttggaatcaacttgaagcctataaatacccctctcatccctggttaagcatacaagtattgagagtaaaaaaagtatagaaacgctgcTACAATTTTGTGTAAGCTCCTCtcaaagttttaagtgttagaatagtttgagagatgagtgagtgggggtgtaagggttatttcctaaacccagtaaaaggagaattgagttgtaaaaggtggttggtcttcgcctattgaaggaagactgatagtggatgctggtggcctcaacagaagagaaatcgacaaagtggatgtagatcacgttgaccgaaccactctaaaaatcttgtttacattttactttgagcaatttatctttactgtaaacctttttaatagcttactgcctttaatacatttacgaacacgtgtttcaagttaagcattttcgagttcaggttttatcgtacgaaagatttttcaaaaccgatatttttatccgctgcactaattcacccccctcttagtgccaacccttgatcctaacaattataagATATATTATTCTCATTCaagcatgaaaaaaaaaattctcagcttctttagatctattaaagatAAACCTTTAGGAGCATGAAGATGTCTTGCATCTCTATCATCAAAATATTGGGAAACCTAATTTTCTAAGATTTCTCGTACTTTAATTCTTAGGTAAATCTAAATCTTAATTCACTAAGaaatttagattttattataACCTCTCCCAAGTCGTTAGAATATCTAAAGTACTAACCATAATAATATATACATTGATATGTATTTTTTCATTTTATCTTATATAAGAAATTGAATCATTGGTTTGAAAAATCTATCATAACTACACAAACTGAACGCAACATGTATAATTGGAACCAAATCAATGATATTACTTGATTCTAAAGAGAGACCTTCATCTCATCATTTTATCACCAGTATGATTTTTTTCCTTCGCATTCTAGAAATCACAAATATTATCTTTAATTTTTGGCACCACGAACGAAGTTGTTACAAGTACCTATCATCCCCTACACGTATAATCTATTTTTAGCCCTTTGAAGTTTTTACTGTACTTTCTTTCAAACGATACAACTCTTTgtgatatataaattaaaaaaaaactctttatgatataataaaattattattattttcatcaaaaataGATTTAGGATGAACAATAAACCTATTCTTTATCTAAAGAAGAAAGGTAAACTTAATATTCTTTTGGTTTACCTTTATATTGATGCTATTATATATATGAGTTCATATAACTAGTTTTTTTAtgacagaattttaaaaatatgttAGATCTAGTTTTTTTATGacagaatttttttattttgttaggtTGGAGGTGAAGGAtcagataaaatttttattttgtaaaGAAAGTATATGGATATATTCAAAAAGTCTAACATGATTAATTGTAAAACTATAGCAACACATGATAAAGCGTATTTTGGGCCCAAGACACGTCATAGCCGATGCCACACGTCAAGTTAGAATCCGTATTGAAACATTGCTCAACATGTCCCGtcccgagagctcggggcggtgccgtcTGTCGTCGTTCCGTAGTCTCGAGACGGTAGCCCGTCAGAAGtgtcgtcccatccctcgaggGTCAGCGGCCACACCGAACCCGCGTGCAATCGACCCTCGtgcaatagtataaaagcccctggcCGGATGCCGGCCAAGGAGagacaaaaaataaacaatcaaacccacaactgacttgctcgtcggagaggCCAAAGTCGGGAAACACTCGACAAATGTCACTTTTGCATGAAAACGACCACCCATGAGCCGCGAGCGTCTCAACCCGATGATCGCCATCCGGCACGCAAGGGAGAGCTGCCAACCGGCCCGGAGATCGACAAACGTCGATAATCACCCCTTCCCGAGGGCACGACCACCTCGTCATCCAGCTCAGTCGACAGaaggctcccgacatcgacccgtggactaaGCCGTGCTGACGAGTCAGCCACAGtatatttgttcaccaacaacacccatgaatgtaaatgagaaattgaaacttaAAAATGGTATATAATAAATGCAAGATCTATCTGTTGCAACTATTAAAAGAATTATACGGGAACTACCatttatgatatttgatatttttataagtttaaatataaattatttgattttagtaATATTAATTGGATAAACGCTTTgaatgatagaaaaaatacattttTAACCTCGAATTAAGAGCTGGTCAAATAAACTAACTACAACTGGCATTCAAGTAGCATTCTAAGTAGCTGCAGCAGCGTTGACAGGGTGTCAGATCACACCATGTACATCGAAGCTTCAAATGCGCCACCATGCACTTCTCCGGTAGCTTTGCCATCGGTTCATCCTCCAAGTTTGACGCTCGTTGGCGGTTGCATGGAGATAACTCTGTAAGATCTGTCAACGCATGCAACTCCGAGACGCCACTTCCGAGAGCATCGTCAACTTCAGCGAACCCATCCACATAGCATTCGAGTCAAGGAGGCACATCCTTCCGATGGCCAGCTTTTCACATTACTGAAATCCTCAGGCAACTCACCGAGCCAATGGCAACCTTCGATGTCCAACTGCAAATTTACAAGGCGAATGACCGATGCGGGTACCATCCGAAGCTTTGTGCGACGAGCTAGTATTAGAATCCATGATTTGTCAAGCTTGTGATGCAGTCCACAAGTAGCTACACAAATTACAGGTGACAGTCACTCTGCTACGAGAGAATGTGCTTCGTCATGGCAAGCGACGGCAGCAGATCCATCCAACAGTATGCGCTTCCTTCGCTCCCCATCTCTACTTTTTCTCTCCGTTTCTTCTCCtgtaagtgtgtgtgtgtgttgtggttGCAGACTACCCCCATATTGACAGCTCAAGCTTGCAAGCTTGTTCGTCGATCACGGTTTCTCTCGGGAGGCTGTTGCGTGGCAGTGCGCTCTTGGAATCTGCCCTCGCCACCGATTCACACGACCAAGTGCGTGCGTGCCCACCGTCCCAAGGAAGCTCACTTGATCACGCTCCATGCCTTCCATCCATACATACCTTTCTTGCAATCCTCATCTACGTCCAGCTGCGGACGCGAATACTGCTTTCTTTCTCTCCTCTTGGAAAAAAGCTGCCAAGTTTGCTGTGGGTGCGGGAAACAATATATGTTTTCCTGTGATTGGCTCTTCACTGTTATGATGGGTCATGTTTAGCGTCCACGGATACATTCTTCCCTGATTAGACTTCTGATCTTATAGATTCTCAACTCGACAAGCTTCTGAAATTTCATAGCGCCCATCAATTCTTTACTTCATTCACTACTCCCAGTGAGTGGAAACTGGTGCAAATTCTCTTGAAGCAAGTTTCTTGCTCATAAATTGCCTCTGAAACACTCTtttaggtacctaaacatcaaATAAAAAACTGTTTAGTCTCTTATTTCCATGTCAATGAGGGCTTAAGCTCAAACTAATAGTTGGTGCTAATAATTGAAGAATGCTCAGATTAGAATCAAAGACACTGCACCATGTGAGAACCAAAAACATGGAATACCAAGGGGCATCCAATATCTCTGAGAAAAAATATCATTCCTTTCATCAATAATTCCAAATTAAGAGGTTACGGAAAATGTATTTTATGCATGTCGAATGACACGGAAATTGGATGAGATCATCTCCAGTAGCTGGTTGTGTAATCTtccatttgtcacaagcacaccaCCTGACGGGTATATGATTCTCCGGCCTGCTTCATCAGCTGCAAGGTCTAGCTCAGTTCCAATCCAATCCGTGACCTAGTAAAGATGCATTTAGTTTCTCATCAATAGAACCTTCGATGCAATGAGGAGAAAGAAATATACAAATTCGAATTAGCAGAGGCAAAACAGCACAAATCTCGGAGTAATTATAGCCTGTAAAATCGATTTCAAAGAATGTGACCATTTGGATTCGTGAAGCACTTAAGAATCAAATTTGGAACTCCCAGCTCTCCAAGAGGGAAAATTGCGTAATGTCCTAACTTAGTAGCAATGATCACGATAGAAGTGCACAAAACAAAACGAGGACACAGAAGCATACTTTTCCTCCTGCTTCCTGTATGCAGATAACTCCTACAGCATGATCCCAAACCTAAAAATCAAGGCAATATATAATCAGTAATACAAGCTAATATACTTTAAAACAACTTTTTGCTGACCAGAAACTGATTTGTAGTTACCTTAATACTGGTTTGAGCCCTGGCTCGCAGAATGAAAACAGAAGCTCTTCCAGATGCCACCATAAGGTACTTGCACAAGCTACAGAAACCAAGAACATGGGAATAATAGTTATTTCAGCAAAATAAAATGAAGAGAAGCAGATCACAATAGATAGATGCTGGAgaaaccaaaaataaaaaataataaaagatacagCAGTAGCTATTCTAGAATTTGATTAGAGTCAGCGACCGATGAACATTCTATAGCCAACATCATCTTCACCCAGGGAGATGTTTGAGACTCAGTATATATGCAacacaatttttttttaagtCAAAATTGATGTCCAATAAATTGCTTGACAGCAATTTATTCATCAAAGCAAAGAAGCGAAAAAgattaataataacaataaatttaACTTACGAGTACTCACAGCCAGTTTCATATTTCTGCCTGAAGTCATAAAGCATGAACTTAAGATTTGTGAAAATTAAGAAATGGAGGAAAAGATCGTAAAATAAATTGATTACACTCTTAACAACCAAGGAAAAAGACAGAAAATACATGTCAATTTTACTATTATCTGGAATCAGTTGACAAAAACATACAttcttgttgcttcagaagttctTAGTTATGGTCTATTTCGATGGTGGGCTTCATGGTCTTAAAAAATCATTTCTCAAAGAATAATGCCGTTACATCATGTATACAAATTCTTCCGCATATCATAGCAGATCATATGTATCAAAAATTTGTCTTTGCTGATTATTTGACACCTGATGTCCATGTACCATTAATGCCACACACCTCAAGCTGAGTTGCTAAAGCCAATACAACAGGACAAAATCGTCACCTCAGCCTGTGGGCGAAGAATTAGTTTAGATAATGTTTAGATGTCCTTACACCATGTCTTTCAGTGCAACTGAAGCAAGAAAAAATTCTCCATGTGCTTTCATTGGACCACCAAATGTCATAGAATGTCCCATCAATTCACTCTTTTTCTTCAGTAATTGCTTATCATGTAAAGTTCTGTTTGAATATATGATACAAACACATAATAGAATATTATACTCCATTCTCACAAAACTGACCCAAAAACTTATGCAATTTTCAATGCTACAAAAACAACATGCTACCAAAAAGATACAACTTTGAGGGTTTGTCCATATGATTCACATCCTAATCTTGGTGAGCGTGTCCTGGATCATCCATATATATCATGCTGCAACCTCAGCACTATCACCATGCATATGTCTGTTCAAGGTTGTTGGACTCACTAATAAAGGATCACAAGTCTTAGAAGGCTGCCAGTTTTTGTGGACAATCATAGCACAATATGCAGCATTTACTTCAGATGCTTTCTCTAATGAACAAGGATCCAATAAGCTTTAAGTTATATAATGGTGACTTATCTGCTAACATAATTAATCCACAAAAAAATATCAAGCAGAGAATGTAAGAATGGTATCATGAGATAAAGAAGCGCAAAAACATACAAACCTGCCACAACAAGTTGGCAATAGAAGTATCGTTCCTCTATCTCTATCTTTGGTATCATCAACAGTTGAACTAAAAAATGCTGACAGGGGAATTAAATCCCAGGTTTGACTATCAGGGATACAAAAATGTGCCTCATGCACCATATAGCAGCTATCGACAAAGCATTGCTGCCAACCACCCTGCATGCTTAAAAATTTGTCCATGCCATCAAAAAATCTCCTTGTCCATGTTCCACAGCCTTCATGAGCAATCATGATTATCCCTGTTTCACAGTCACCAGTTTTCCTATCATGAATCCCAGATGAAAGAATGTCTACTTTCCAGTTCGGACAGCCCATCACACCTAGTACAATTTTTCCATCAACAACAAGAGCCAAGCCCacctgaaaattttgaaatattttgATCCAGAAAGCAGACAAAAAATATCAATATACACTGTgaatgattttaataaaatcaatcCAGAAGTGATGATGAACAGTTTGTAATAACTGATAAAGATGATTAACTGGTTTAGGAACTAAGCCCTTGTGACAGTATATAGTTTGCAATGGTGACAATTGTGAAACAAGAGCAAGAAACAAAATAATTGAATTGTCAGATACCAGTATTGAAGTGGAACTGTGGAACAAAGACAATCTACCACACACCCTACAATT is from Musa acuminata AAA Group cultivar baxijiao chromosome BXJ3-8, Cavendish_Baxijiao_AAA, whole genome shotgun sequence and encodes:
- the LOC135645851 gene encoding uncharacterized GPI-anchored protein At4g28100-like produces the protein MRSPAASLHLTLLVVSATALTAALAAGIKPQILYDEQRSLNASGFASTTVPAFPVARSNNQSECRLDLSDELFGGVGDACIRGGLDRSRCCPVLAAWLFAAHARSALELQPPPATDDGLDGMDGPMMPDDNQKCVDSLQNALERRDIRLPRPNATCDTVLCFCGIRLHQIGSLRCPAAFNVSGGAARSATPTLAVRQLEGDCRNASYAGCTRCLHSLEKVKGHGGGVGEYEGGGDRAKRMFGRDCQLMGLTWLLARNKTAYIPTVSAVLRAVLYSAHPPQAGGGGGGGYKCSPDQENMPLAVDSLQFQHLSDSAAAFSFQPAPRVSHLVLSSLALPVLLAWFPFL
- the LOC135645900 gene encoding putative 3'(2'),5'-bisphosphate nucleotidase, mitochondrial isoform X1; this encodes MTFFLLQPPSRLPLPRFRAPFSRPPFSSSCKTFATVRSSLPFLPEKVKFYGELEAAVDVVERACRLCVDVKKSLLSDKGRILEKNDQTPVTIADFGVQALISLELKRLFPSIPLVAEEDSGFLRSNSGDLQRVHGHDGNSLVNLVLTAVADKATGADDPLTSDVVLEAIDRGGKDAVSFDAQPATYWVLDPIDGTRGFLKGNDALYVVGLALVVDGKIVLGVMGCPNWKVDILSSGIHDRKTGDCETGIIMIAHEGCGTWTRRFFDGMDKFLSMQGGWQQCFVDSCYMVHEAHFCIPDSQTWDLIPLSAFFSSTVDDTKDRDRGTILLLPTCCGSLCKYLMVASGRASVFILRARAQTSIKVWDHAVGVICIQEAGGKVTDWIGTELDLAADEAGRRIIYPSGGVLVTNGRLHNQLLEMISSNFRVIRHA